A genome region from Ottowia testudinis includes the following:
- a CDS encoding ABC transporter permease translates to MQTRPDLKRTANASATGLLPNRWDAAAFVLIIGLLAMMVIGWRESSAPITALQTQPVSLDPAHLPGYALRTTLRMLAAMVASLLFTFTYATLAAKSRRAAQLLIPALDILQSVPVLGFISFTVTFFLGLFPQRVLGAELAAIFAIFTAQAWNMAFSFYQSLRTLPGDLTEVARGFHLSGWQRFWKLEVPYAMPGLVWNMMMSMSGAWFFVVASEAITVGDHVIALPGVGSYLALAIAQQSLAAVGWVVLTMVVVILAYDQLLFRPLVAWSDKFRMEDTSTGRAPQSWVLGLMRRTRLVHRLLLPLGALLGWLARLRLTPAFARSAPVNPAPRAPSRQVDLAWNLAVLALVLYLLWRLVAYVSTGATWHDVGQVLGLGAITLLRVTVLIALSSLLWVPLGVLIGLRPRLAERIQPLAQFLAAFPANLLFPVFVVAIVHWRLNPDIWLSPLLVLGTQWYILFNVVAGTSAYPNDYREVAANFGIRGWQWWRRCMLPGIFPYYVTGAITASGGAWNASIVSEMVQWGDTKIAAHGLGAYIAQHTEAGDFPRIILGVAVMALYVTLFNRLLWRRLYAYAETHLRMN, encoded by the coding sequence ATGCAGACCCGCCCCGACCTAAAGCGCACGGCGAACGCATCGGCCACGGGCCTGCTGCCCAACCGCTGGGACGCGGCGGCCTTCGTGCTCATCATCGGCCTGCTGGCGATGATGGTGATCGGCTGGCGCGAAAGCTCGGCACCCATCACCGCGCTGCAGACGCAGCCGGTGTCGCTCGACCCCGCCCACCTGCCCGGCTACGCGCTGCGCACCACGCTGCGCATGCTGGCGGCCATGGTGGCATCGCTGCTGTTCACCTTCACCTATGCCACGCTGGCGGCCAAAAGCCGGCGCGCCGCGCAATTGCTGATTCCGGCGCTGGACATCCTGCAGTCGGTGCCGGTGCTGGGCTTCATTTCGTTCACCGTGACCTTCTTCCTGGGCCTGTTTCCGCAGCGCGTGCTGGGGGCCGAGCTGGCGGCGATCTTCGCCATCTTCACCGCGCAGGCGTGGAACATGGCGTTCAGCTTCTACCAGTCGCTGCGCACGCTGCCAGGCGACTTGACCGAGGTGGCGCGCGGCTTTCACTTGTCGGGCTGGCAGCGCTTCTGGAAGCTGGAAGTGCCCTACGCCATGCCGGGGCTGGTGTGGAACATGATGATGTCGATGTCGGGCGCATGGTTCTTCGTCGTTGCGTCCGAAGCCATCACGGTGGGCGACCACGTCATCGCCCTGCCCGGGGTCGGTTCGTATTTGGCGCTGGCCATCGCGCAGCAGAGCCTGGCGGCCGTGGGCTGGGTCGTCCTGACCATGGTGGTGGTCATCCTGGCTTACGACCAACTGCTGTTTCGCCCGCTGGTGGCCTGGAGCGACAAGTTCCGCATGGAAGACACCAGCACCGGCCGCGCGCCGCAGTCGTGGGTGCTGGGCCTGATGCGCCGCACGCGGCTGGTGCACCGCCTGCTGCTGCCGCTGGGCGCGCTGCTGGGCTGGCTGGCGCGCCTGCGCCTGACGCCCGCGTTTGCGCGCTCTGCCCCTGTCAACCCGGCGCCACGCGCGCCTTCGCGCCAGGTCGATCTGGCATGGAACCTGGCCGTGCTGGCGCTGGTGCTTTACCTGCTGTGGCGACTGGTGGCCTACGTGAGCACCGGGGCGACCTGGCACGACGTGGGCCAGGTGCTGGGGCTGGGCGCCATCACGCTGCTGCGCGTGACGGTGCTGATTGCCTTGTCGTCGCTGCTGTGGGTGCCGCTGGGCGTGCTGATCGGCCTGCGCCCGCGCCTGGCCGAAAGGATTCAGCCGCTGGCGCAGTTTCTGGCGGCGTTTCCGGCCAACCTGCTGTTTCCGGTGTTCGTGGTGGCGATCGTGCACTGGCGGCTCAACCCGGACATCTGGCTCTCGCCGCTCCTGGTGCTGGGCACGCAGTGGTACATCCTGTTCAACGTCGTCGCCGGCACCAGCGCCTACCCCAACGACTACCGCGAGGTGGCGGCCAACTTCGGCATCCGCGGCTGGCAATGGTGGCGTCGGTGCATGCTGCCGGGCATTTTTCCCTACTACGTGACCGGCGCCATCACCGCCTCCGGCGGCGCCTGGAACGCCAGCATCGTCTCCGAGATGGTGCAGTGGGGCGACACCAAAATCGCCGCGCACGGCCTGGGCGCCTACATCGCCCAGCACACCGAGGCCGGCGATTTTCCGCGCATCATTCTCGGCGTGGCAGTGATGGCGCTGTACGTCACGCTGTTCAACCGCCTGCTGTGGCGCAGGCTGTATGCGTAT
- the ppsR gene encoding posphoenolpyruvate synthetase regulatory kinase/phosphorylase PpsR: MPDRTVFFISDGTGITAETFGNAILAQFDFAPRRVRLPFVDTPDKAHQAVRQVNHVGELEGKRPIVFTTLVDREVLAIIQGGCKAMLLDMFGTFVAPIEAEIGITSHHRVGRFSDVSKSQAYHDRIEAINFSLAHDDGQSNRDLEAAEVILIGVSRSGKTPTSLYLAMQHGLKAANYPLIPEDFERQQMPPALVPHKKKIFGLTIAPERLSEIRSERRPNSRYASIENCRMEISEAEAMMRRAGIRWLSTTTKSIEEIATTILQEVRPERLSY, encoded by the coding sequence ATGCCCGACCGCACCGTCTTCTTCATCTCCGATGGCACTGGCATCACCGCCGAAACCTTTGGCAACGCGATCCTCGCGCAGTTCGATTTCGCGCCGCGCCGCGTGCGCCTGCCTTTCGTCGACACGCCGGACAAGGCGCACCAGGCCGTGCGCCAGGTCAACCACGTGGGCGAGCTGGAAGGCAAGCGCCCCATCGTCTTCACCACGTTGGTGGATCGCGAAGTGCTGGCCATCATCCAGGGCGGGTGCAAAGCCATGCTGCTGGACATGTTCGGCACCTTCGTGGCGCCGATCGAGGCCGAGATCGGCATCACCAGCCACCACCGCGTGGGGCGCTTTTCGGACGTGAGCAAGTCGCAGGCCTATCACGACCGCATCGAGGCCATCAACTTCAGCCTGGCGCACGACGATGGCCAGAGCAACCGCGACCTGGAAGCGGCCGAGGTCATCCTGATCGGCGTCAGCCGCAGCGGCAAGACGCCCACCAGCCTGTACCTGGCGATGCAGCACGGGTTGAAGGCGGCCAACTACCCGCTGATTCCCGAGGATTTTGAGCGCCAGCAGATGCCCCCCGCCCTGGTGCCGCACAAGAAGAAGATCTTCGGCCTGACCATCGCCCCCGAGCGGCTGTCCGAGATCCGCTCCGAGCGGCGGCCCAATTCACGCTATGCGTCGATCGAGAATTGCCGCATGGAAATCAGCGAGGCGGAAGCCATGATGCGGCGTGCCGGCATCCGCTGGCTTTCCACCACCACCAAGTCGATCGAAGAGATCGCCACCACCATCTTGCAGGAGGTGCGGCCGGAGCGGCTGAGTTACTGA
- the ppsA gene encoding phosphoenolpyruvate synthase produces MSTLFEPTTLVVPFESLRMTDVDSVGGKNASLGEMISQLPQGVRVPTGFATTAHAFRQFLAHDGLAERIRQRLAVLDTEDVRALAEAGAQIRGWIEAQPFPDDLEKTIRDAFATLSAGNDQASFAVRSSATAEDLPDASFAGQQETFLNVVGIDAVLHKMKEVFASLYNDRAISYRVHKGFAHDVVALSAGVQRMVRSDLGAAGVMFTIDTESGFDQVVFITSSYGLGETVVQGAVNPDEFYVHKPMLQAGKRAVIRRNLGSKLIQMVFATPQEKSASGKLVKTIDVPAEQRNRYSLTDEDVEQLARYALVIEQHYGRPMDIEWGKDGGDGQIYILQARPETVKSQQQGKTEQRYKLKSSGAVLAEGRAIGQKIGTGPVRLVSDIAQMDQVQPGDVLVTDMTDPNWEPVMKRASAIVTNRGGRTCHAAIIARELGIPAVVGCGDATSVLKDGTLVTVSCAEGDTGHIYDGLLETEVTEVQRGEMPPIATKIMMNVGNPQLAFDFAQLPNEGVGLARLEFIINNNIGVHPKAILDYPQVDPDLKKAVESVARGHASPRAFYVDKVAEGVATIAAAFWPKPVIVRLSDFKSNEYRKLIGGSRYEPEEENPMLGFRGAARYISADFREAFAMECEALKRVRDEMGLTNVQVMVPFVRTLAQAERVTQLLADKGLARGSNGLKVVMMCEVPSNAILADEFLQFFDGFSIGSNDLTQLTLGLDRDSGMALLAADFDERDPAVKAMLQRAIQACRRQGKYVGICGQGPSDHPDFARWLADEGIASISLNPDSVIATWTLLAT; encoded by the coding sequence ATGTCCACCCTGTTCGAGCCGACCACCCTGGTCGTGCCTTTCGAGTCCTTGAGGATGACCGACGTCGATTCGGTCGGCGGCAAGAACGCCAGCCTTGGCGAAATGATCAGCCAGCTGCCACAAGGCGTGCGCGTGCCCACGGGCTTTGCCACCACGGCGCATGCGTTTCGCCAGTTTCTGGCCCACGACGGTCTGGCCGAGCGCATCCGCCAGCGCCTGGCCGTGCTCGACACCGAAGACGTGCGCGCGCTGGCCGAAGCCGGCGCGCAGATTCGCGGCTGGATCGAGGCGCAGCCCTTTCCTGACGATCTTGAAAAAACCATTCGCGACGCCTTCGCCACGCTGAGCGCGGGCAACGATCAGGCCAGCTTCGCCGTGCGCTCGTCCGCCACGGCAGAGGATTTGCCCGATGCCTCGTTTGCCGGCCAGCAGGAGACCTTTCTCAACGTGGTGGGCATCGACGCCGTGCTGCACAAGATGAAAGAGGTGTTCGCCAGCCTGTACAACGACCGCGCCATCAGCTACCGCGTGCACAAGGGCTTTGCGCACGACGTGGTGGCGCTGTCGGCGGGCGTGCAGCGCATGGTGCGCAGCGACCTGGGCGCCGCGGGCGTCATGTTCACCATCGACACCGAAAGCGGGTTCGACCAAGTGGTGTTCATCACCAGCAGCTACGGCCTGGGCGAGACGGTGGTGCAAGGCGCCGTGAACCCCGACGAGTTCTACGTGCACAAGCCGATGCTGCAAGCCGGCAAGCGTGCCGTGATCCGGCGCAACCTCGGTAGCAAGCTGATCCAGATGGTGTTTGCGACGCCGCAGGAAAAATCCGCGTCGGGCAAGCTGGTGAAGACCATCGACGTGCCTGCCGAGCAGCGCAACCGCTATTCGCTGACCGACGAAGACGTCGAGCAACTGGCGCGCTACGCCCTGGTCATCGAGCAGCACTACGGCCGCCCGATGGACATCGAGTGGGGCAAGGACGGCGGCGACGGCCAGATCTACATCCTGCAGGCGCGGCCCGAAACCGTGAAGAGCCAGCAGCAGGGCAAGACCGAGCAGCGCTACAAACTCAAGAGCAGCGGCGCCGTGCTGGCCGAGGGCCGCGCCATCGGCCAGAAAATCGGCACCGGCCCCGTGCGGCTGGTGAGCGACATCGCCCAAATGGACCAGGTGCAGCCGGGCGACGTGCTGGTGACCGACATGACCGACCCCAACTGGGAACCGGTGATGAAGCGCGCCAGCGCCATCGTCACCAACCGCGGCGGGCGCACCTGCCACGCCGCCATCATCGCGCGCGAGCTGGGCATTCCGGCGGTGGTCGGCTGTGGCGACGCGACCTCGGTGCTGAAGGACGGCACGCTGGTCACCGTGAGCTGCGCCGAGGGCGACACCGGCCACATCTACGACGGCCTGCTGGAGACCGAAGTCACCGAAGTGCAGCGCGGCGAGATGCCGCCCATCGCCACCAAGATCATGATGAACGTGGGCAACCCGCAATTGGCGTTTGACTTCGCCCAGCTGCCCAACGAGGGCGTGGGCCTGGCGCGGCTCGAATTCATCATCAACAACAACATTGGCGTACACCCGAAGGCCATCCTCGACTACCCGCAAGTCGATCCCGACCTGAAGAAGGCGGTGGAAAGCGTGGCGCGCGGCCATGCCAGCCCGCGCGCCTTTTACGTCGACAAAGTGGCTGAAGGCGTGGCCACGATTGCCGCCGCCTTCTGGCCCAAGCCGGTGATCGTTCGCCTGTCGGATTTCAAGAGCAACGAATACCGCAAGCTGATCGGCGGCAGCCGTTACGAGCCCGAAGAAGAAAACCCCATGCTGGGTTTTCGCGGCGCGGCGCGCTACATCAGCGCCGACTTCCGCGAGGCGTTTGCCATGGAATGCGAGGCGCTCAAGCGCGTGCGCGACGAGATGGGCCTGACCAACGTGCAGGTGATGGTGCCCTTCGTGCGCACGCTGGCGCAGGCCGAGCGCGTGACGCAGTTGCTCGCCGACAAGGGCTTGGCGCGCGGAAGCAATGGCTTGAAGGTCGTGATGATGTGCGAGGTACCCAGCAACGCCATCCTCGCGGATGAGTTCCTGCAATTCTTCGACGGCTTTTCGATCGGCTCCAACGACCTGACGCAGCTCACCCTGGGGCTGGACCGCGACAGCGGCATGGCGCTGCTGGCAGCCGACTTCGACGAACGAGATCCGGCCGTCAAGGCCATGCTGCAACGCGCGATCCAGGCCTGCAGGCGCCAAGGCAAATATGTGGGCATCTGCGGCCAGGGCCCGAGCGATCACCCCGACTTCGCGCGCTGGCTGGCCGACGAAGGCATCGCGTCGATCTCGCTCAACCCGGACAGCGTGATCGCCACCTGGACACTGCTGGCGACATGA
- a CDS encoding DUF4212 domain-containing protein — translation MAFFARELDQVVAGWPLNFWLAAQGSVLVFIGIVMVYAWWMNRCHVASPDSPGREGD, via the coding sequence GTGGCTTTTTTTGCGCGCGAGCTGGATCAGGTGGTGGCCGGCTGGCCGCTCAATTTCTGGCTGGCGGCGCAAGGCAGCGTGCTGGTGTTCATCGGCATCGTGATGGTCTACGCGTGGTGGATGAACCGGTGCCACGTGGCGTCACCTGACAGCCCCGGACGCGAGGGCGACTGA
- a CDS encoding VC_2705 family sodium/solute symporter, whose amino-acid sequence MPGAPSAYEWRLHRHLLLFVAGFIGFLLLMHWAERAGLSRGWIGPIFLFLSVMLYACIGIYSRTTDPEDFYVAGRRIPAMYNGMATAADWMSAASFISLSGALYLQGFSGTTAQPGGLAYVLGWTGGFCLVGLLIAPRLRAMALYTVPDFYAVRFGGRWPRLLAALGAVACSFMYVVAQIYGIGLIASRLTGVQFEIGILLGLGGVLLCSFLGGMRAITWTQVVQYAVLLLAFLIPVSWLAYKQLGTPLAPLAYGAQLSKIAQMEERLINDPGEREVRAAYAARAAELAARLKDPVAALARERERLEAHIRMLKARGADFSLVMAARRELAGLPHDVASARELWGRAMNEAQERSHPLGGLPRHGQAFSGDPHGTAAERAEFQTSRLNFLALMFCLMIGTASLPHLLTRFYTTASVAETRRSVGWSLVFIALLYLSTPALAVLVKYEVMNGLVGSSFDQLPAWIAQWARVDPGLISVQDINGDRILQFGEIRLGADMIMLATPELGGLPYVVSGLVAAGGLAAALSTADSLLLTISNALVHDTVPTKHGQVRVTDNHVILSKFMLLAAAMLAASVAATKPAEILMLVTASFSLAAAIFFPSLVLGLFWRGATRRGTVAGMLVGAGLTVGYMLLTSPSLRAWWGLGADGLWWGIQPISAGIFGVPAGFVTIALVSLWDAWRGAR is encoded by the coding sequence GTGCCAGGCGCGCCAAGCGCCTACGAGTGGCGCCTGCATCGCCACCTGTTGTTGTTCGTTGCCGGTTTCATCGGTTTTTTGCTGCTGATGCACTGGGCCGAGCGCGCCGGCCTGTCGCGCGGGTGGATCGGACCGATCTTTCTGTTTCTGTCGGTCATGCTGTATGCCTGCATCGGCATTTACTCGCGCACCACCGACCCCGAAGACTTCTACGTCGCCGGCCGCCGCATTCCCGCCATGTACAACGGCATGGCCACGGCGGCCGATTGGATGAGCGCGGCGTCGTTCATCAGCCTGTCGGGCGCGCTCTACCTGCAAGGCTTTTCGGGCACCACGGCGCAGCCGGGCGGGCTGGCCTATGTGCTGGGCTGGACGGGCGGCTTCTGCCTGGTGGGGCTGCTGATCGCGCCACGCCTGCGGGCGATGGCCCTGTACACGGTGCCCGACTTCTACGCCGTGCGCTTTGGCGGCCGCTGGCCGCGCTTGCTGGCTGCGCTGGGGGCGGTGGCCTGCTCATTCATGTACGTGGTGGCGCAGATCTATGGCATCGGGCTCATCGCCTCGCGCCTCACCGGCGTGCAATTTGAAATCGGCATCCTGCTGGGATTGGGCGGCGTGCTGCTGTGCAGTTTTCTGGGCGGCATGCGCGCGATCACCTGGACGCAGGTGGTGCAGTACGCGGTGCTGCTGCTGGCATTTTTGATCCCCGTGTCGTGGCTGGCCTACAAGCAGCTTGGCACACCGCTGGCGCCGCTGGCATACGGCGCGCAGTTGAGCAAGATCGCGCAAATGGAAGAGCGCCTGATCAACGATCCGGGCGAGCGCGAAGTGCGCGCGGCCTACGCCGCGCGGGCGGCCGAACTCGCTGCCCGATTGAAAGACCCCGTCGCCGCCCTCGCGCGTGAACGCGAGCGGCTCGAAGCGCACATCCGCATGCTCAAAGCACGGGGTGCGGATTTTTCGCTGGTGATGGCGGCGCGGCGCGAGCTGGCCGGGCTGCCACACGACGTCGCCAGCGCGCGCGAACTGTGGGGCCGCGCGATGAACGAGGCGCAGGAACGGTCGCATCCGCTCGGCGGCCTGCCGCGCCATGGGCAGGCTTTCTCGGGCGACCCGCACGGCACGGCGGCCGAGCGCGCCGAATTCCAGACTTCGCGACTCAATTTTCTGGCGTTGATGTTCTGTCTGATGATTGGCACGGCGAGCCTGCCGCACCTGCTGACGCGCTTCTACACCACCGCCAGCGTAGCGGAAACCCGGCGCTCCGTCGGCTGGTCGCTGGTGTTCATCGCCCTGCTCTACCTCAGCACGCCGGCGCTGGCGGTACTGGTCAAATACGAGGTGATGAACGGGCTGGTCGGCAGCAGCTTCGATCAGCTGCCGGCCTGGATCGCTCAATGGGCGCGCGTCGACCCGGGGCTGATCTCGGTGCAGGACATCAATGGCGACCGCATTCTGCAGTTTGGCGAGATCCGCCTCGGCGCCGACATGATCATGCTGGCCACGCCCGAGCTTGGTGGCCTGCCCTACGTGGTGTCGGGTCTGGTGGCGGCGGGCGGGCTGGCCGCGGCGCTCTCGACCGCCGACAGCCTGCTCCTCACCATCAGCAACGCGCTGGTGCACGACACCGTACCCACCAAGCACGGGCAGGTGCGCGTGACGGACAACCACGTGATCCTGTCGAAGTTCATGCTGCTGGCGGCGGCCATGCTGGCGGCGTCGGTTGCGGCCACCAAGCCGGCCGAGATCTTGATGCTGGTCACCGCCTCGTTTTCGCTGGCTGCCGCCATCTTCTTTCCGTCACTGGTTCTCGGGCTGTTCTGGCGCGGAGCCACGCGGCGCGGCACGGTCGCCGGGATGTTGGTGGGTGCGGGCTTGACGGTCGGCTACATGCTGCTGACCTCACCGTCGCTGCGTGCGTGGTGGGGCCTGGGCGCGGATGGCCTGTGGTGGGGCATACAGCCGATCTCGGCCGGCATCTTCGGCGTGCCCGCGGGGTTTGTCACCATCGCGCTGGTGTCGCTTTGGGATGCGTGGCGCGGCGCACGCTGA
- a CDS encoding SurA N-terminal domain-containing protein, which translates to MFEFIRRHTKLIMVVLFLLVIPSFVMFGIEGYSRFNHGATEVASVNGKPISQMEWDNAHRMEVDRLRAANPSLDVALLDAPALKRATLERLVQERVLAAAAADDHLMVTDARLAAELERDPTIAGLRRADGSLDMERYRQLLSTQGLTPEGFEANVRRDLATRQVLAGVLGSGFTSQAQVDVAMNALLERREVRIVPFAPAAYAAKISPTDADLQAYYQSHLPQYQAPESVKVEYIVLDLDSIKKSVNVSEQDLRTYYQQNASSFGTPEQRRASHILIAAPKDAPAAERDKAKSAAEALLAQLRQAPGTFAEVARKSSQDDTSAPSGGDLGTFERNKGLDPAIAQAAFGLAKVGDISDVVPSDFGYHIVQLTEIKAAAIPAFEQMRAQLEDKMRTQLAQTRFSEMAEEFRNGVYEQSDSLKPVADKLQLTIQTADNLHRVPAPGASGALANAKFLNALFAPDSVDKKRNTEAVDLGGNQLASGRILSHSPAHARPFAEVQTEVRRALVSQRAAELARQDGQARLKAWSEQPQSATGLPAATVLSREAPQGQPVPLVEAVLRADPAKLPAFVGIDLGAEGYAVARVDKVLPRPEQTSEQQAESRARYDQLWGAAEGRSYYDLLKARYKARILPPAPAAVSR; encoded by the coding sequence ATGTTCGAATTCATCCGCCGGCACACCAAGCTCATCATGGTTGTGCTGTTTTTGCTGGTCATCCCGTCCTTCGTGATGTTTGGCATCGAAGGCTATAGCCGGTTCAACCATGGCGCCACCGAGGTGGCGAGCGTCAACGGCAAGCCCATCTCTCAGATGGAATGGGACAACGCGCACCGCATGGAAGTGGATCGGCTGCGCGCTGCCAATCCCTCGCTCGACGTGGCGCTGCTGGACGCACCCGCGCTCAAGCGCGCCACGCTCGAGCGGCTGGTGCAAGAGCGCGTGCTGGCCGCGGCGGCGGCCGACGACCATCTCATGGTGACCGACGCCAGGCTCGCCGCCGAGCTTGAGCGTGACCCGACCATCGCCGGATTGCGCCGCGCCGATGGCAGCCTGGACATGGAGCGCTACCGCCAGTTGCTGAGCACCCAGGGGCTCACACCCGAGGGCTTCGAAGCCAACGTGCGGCGCGACCTCGCGACTCGCCAGGTGCTGGCGGGCGTGTTGGGGTCGGGCTTCACCAGCCAGGCCCAGGTCGATGTGGCGATGAACGCCCTCCTGGAACGCCGTGAGGTGCGCATCGTGCCTTTCGCTCCGGCCGCTTACGCCGCCAAGATCAGCCCGACGGATGCCGATCTGCAGGCCTACTACCAGTCCCACCTGCCGCAGTATCAGGCGCCGGAATCGGTCAAGGTCGAGTACATCGTGCTTGATCTGGACAGCATCAAGAAGTCGGTGAACGTCAGCGAGCAGGACTTGCGCACCTACTATCAGCAAAATGCCTCGTCCTTTGGTACACCCGAGCAACGGCGCGCCAGCCACATCTTGATCGCCGCGCCCAAGGACGCACCGGCGGCCGAGCGCGACAAGGCCAAAAGCGCCGCGGAGGCGTTGCTGGCGCAGCTGCGTCAGGCCCCCGGCACCTTTGCCGAGGTCGCGCGCAAGTCTTCGCAGGACGACACCAGTGCGCCAAGCGGCGGCGATCTGGGCACTTTCGAGCGCAACAAGGGCCTTGATCCGGCGATTGCGCAGGCCGCTTTCGGCCTGGCCAAGGTGGGCGACATCAGCGATGTGGTGCCGAGCGATTTCGGCTACCACATCGTGCAGCTGACCGAGATCAAGGCAGCGGCCATCCCGGCCTTCGAGCAGATGCGCGCTCAACTCGAAGACAAGATGCGCACCCAGTTGGCGCAGACGCGGTTCAGCGAAATGGCCGAGGAATTCCGCAACGGCGTGTACGAGCAATCGGACAGCTTGAAACCGGTGGCCGACAAGCTCCAGCTCACCATCCAGACGGCCGACAACCTGCACCGCGTGCCGGCGCCCGGTGCGAGCGGCGCGCTCGCCAACGCCAAGTTTCTGAACGCGCTTTTCGCCCCCGACTCGGTGGACAAGAAGCGCAACACCGAGGCGGTCGACCTGGGCGGCAACCAGTTGGCGTCTGGCCGCATCTTGTCGCACAGCCCGGCCCATGCGCGCCCGTTTGCCGAAGTGCAGACCGAAGTGCGCCGCGCCTTGGTCAGCCAGCGCGCGGCCGAGTTGGCGCGCCAGGACGGCCAGGCCCGCCTTAAGGCCTGGAGCGAGCAGCCGCAGTCGGCCACCGGGCTGCCGGCGGCGACCGTGCTCTCGCGCGAGGCACCGCAAGGTCAACCCGTGCCGCTGGTCGAGGCCGTGCTGCGTGCCGATCCCGCCAAGCTGCCGGCGTTTGTCGGCATCGATCTGGGAGCCGAGGGCTATGCGGTGGCGCGTGTCGACAAGGTGCTGCCGCGCCCCGAGCAGACGTCCGAACAGCAGGCGGAAAGCCGCGCGCGTTACGATCAGCTGTGGGGAGCGGCTGAAGGGCGCAGCTACTACGATCTGCTGAAGGCCCGCTACAAAGCCAGGATCCTGCCCCCCGCCCCGGCGGCGGTATCACGCTAA
- a CDS encoding HU family DNA-binding protein has protein sequence MNKTELIEHIAKNADISKAAATRALEATIGAVKTTLRKGGTVSLVGFGTFAVGKRAARSGRNPRTGATIKIKAAKVPKFRPGKALKDALN, from the coding sequence GTGAACAAAACCGAACTGATCGAGCACATTGCCAAGAACGCCGACATTTCCAAGGCGGCGGCCACGCGCGCCCTGGAAGCCACCATCGGCGCCGTCAAGACCACCCTGCGCAAGGGGGGCACGGTGTCGCTGGTGGGCTTCGGCACCTTTGCCGTTGGCAAGCGCGCGGCACGTTCGGGCCGCAACCCCCGCACCGGCGCAACGATTAAAATCAAGGCCGCCAAGGTGCCCAAGTTCCGTCCTGGCAAGGCGCTGAAAGACGCGTTGAATTGA
- a CDS encoding DMT family transporter — translation MTTDDHARALLIRWMPAVFVLIWATGFIVARYGMPHAPPFTFLLYRYLLSIVCFGMWIAVARVRWPQTGIEWLHLGATGALMHAGYLGGVWAAVKGGMGSGLSALIVGIQPVLTAIWLSVTGTAASRVSGRQWLGLLMGFGGLVLVVWRKLTQGQAGDHVTAVNLSWAVFALLCITAGTLYQKRFVKPCDVRTANTIQLLAAALVTIPLALLEPEAFRWNAQSAGAMAWSVRGLTLGGSSLLYLLIQRGAAASVTSLMYLVPPTTAVMAWLLFAEPVTLTTVIGIGITALGVGLVVRPGAALNR, via the coding sequence ATGACCACTGACGACCACGCTCGGGCGCTGCTGATCCGCTGGATGCCGGCGGTGTTCGTGCTGATCTGGGCCACGGGCTTCATCGTGGCGCGCTACGGCATGCCGCACGCGCCGCCGTTCACCTTCCTGCTGTACCGCTACCTGCTGTCGATCGTCTGCTTTGGGATGTGGATCGCCGTCGCGCGGGTGCGTTGGCCGCAAACCGGCATCGAGTGGCTCCACCTGGGCGCGACCGGCGCGCTGATGCACGCGGGTTACCTGGGCGGCGTGTGGGCGGCGGTCAAGGGGGGTATGGGTTCGGGCTTGTCGGCGCTCATCGTCGGTATCCAGCCGGTGCTGACGGCCATCTGGCTGTCGGTCACCGGCACGGCGGCCAGCCGTGTCAGCGGCCGCCAGTGGCTGGGGCTGCTGATGGGTTTTGGCGGTTTGGTGCTGGTGGTGTGGCGCAAGCTCACCCAGGGGCAAGCGGGCGATCACGTGACGGCTGTCAATCTGTCGTGGGCGGTGTTTGCACTGCTGTGCATCACGGCCGGCACGCTCTATCAGAAGCGCTTTGTCAAGCCTTGCGACGTGCGCACCGCGAACACCATACAGCTGCTGGCCGCCGCGCTGGTGACAATACCTCTGGCATTGCTGGAGCCCGAGGCCTTCCGCTGGAACGCGCAGTCGGCCGGGGCCATGGCATGGTCGGTGCGGGGATTGACCCTGGGCGGCAGCTCGCTTTTGTATCTGCTGATTCAGCGCGGCGCGGCGGCGTCGGTGACCAGCCTGATGTATCTGGTGCCCCCGACGACGGCGGTGATGGCGTGGCTGCTGTTCGCCGAGCCGGTCACACTGACCACCGTGATCGGCATCGGCATCACGGCGCTGGGGGTCGGCTTGGTTGTGCGGCCGGGCGCGGCGCTCAACCGCTGA